CGCTTTGTGTCCGAAAGGTGCACGGTTATGTCGCTGGCCGTGTTAAGAATGACGATGCTGCCGTCGGCCAGCGTCACCCGGCGCATCTCGCCGATCGCGGTGGCAAAGCTCTGCGCCGGACGGAACAGCGAAAGGCCGAGTGCGCCGACACCGCTCGCGGCCAGGGCCGCGCCACCGGCCCGAAGCACGTGTCGGCGTGAAATCCGCCGACCGATCGGTTGATCCGCAACGGACTGTTGAACCGCGCTGAAAGCCGCCGGATCATAGCCTGTGCCCAGAGCGCGGGCCGCTTCCGCGCGGGCCATGACGGCTTCGGCGCGGGCGAGCGCTCCGACGCGACGTATGTCGCCGGCCAGCCACGCGTCGAGAGCGACGTCATCGGCTTCGTGGAGCGCACCACGATCGATCCGGGCAGCCCAGTCGGCCGCCGCGGCGTCGATCGCATCACTCGGTTCGCGCTCTGCCATCCCGCTTCGCACCTAATCCACGCAAGCTAGACACGCGAACCTCTTCGTTTCCGCCATCTCCGAATATCCTCGCCAGCTGGCGGACGGCGGTGGCGATGTGCTTTTCGACCGTGCTCTCTGATATGCCGAGTTGCTGGGCCGCCTCCCGCTGCGACAGGCCATGAACTTTACGTAGGACGAACGCGTCGCGACAGCGCGGCGGCAACTGGGCGATCGCCTCGGCAACAAGGCGCAGTTCCTGGCGGCCCTCTATCTGCACGTCGGGTGTCGGTTCGGGCAGCTCGATCTCGAGCCGTTCGAGTTCACCGATCGCGTCGATCGGCACGACCTGGGCGCGCCGCACCTCATTGGCGAGGATGCTAAACGCGGCCTGGAAGAAATAAGCGCGGGGATGAGCGATGTGATCGACCGACGGCAATGCCGCCAGCCGCGCATAGGTTTCCTGCACGATATCGTCCGCATCGTAACAGTCGACGACCGTGCGACGCGAAAGCCACCGCCGCAGCGCCGGCTCGTGCGGGCAAATCATCCGTGCGAGCCACCGCGCGCGGTCATGATCGATGCGAGACACGGGAAAGCAATCAACAGTGGAATGTTGCAACGCACAAGTGATAATTTGGGAAAATGTCACCTATCACCGCTTCATGGAAAAAATATTGCGGTCAGATGGCGGATTGGT
This DNA window, taken from Sphingomonas sp. AP4-R1, encodes the following:
- a CDS encoding RNA polymerase sigma factor; its protein translation is MSRIDHDRARWLARMICPHEPALRRWLSRRTVVDCYDADDIVQETYARLAALPSVDHIAHPRAYFFQAAFSILANEVRRAQVVPIDAIGELERLEIELPEPTPDVQIEGRQELRLVAEAIAQLPPRCRDAFVLRKVHGLSQREAAQQLGISESTVEKHIATAVRQLARIFGDGGNEEVRVSSLRGLGAKRDGRARTE